Proteins found in one Sulfurirhabdus autotrophica genomic segment:
- the thiC gene encoding phosphomethylpyrimidine synthase ThiC, with translation MNANPQFLTDVAHAAEAAIKPLPNSRKVYVQGSRDDIRVPMREISQSDTTASFGAETNPPIFVYDTSGPYTDPDVKIDIRTGLPSVRTPWIEERDDTELLKGPSSGFGQERLNDPKLKELRFNLQRQPRRAKSGMNVSQMHYARKGIITPEMEYIAIRENQRRDNLSEIFTQQHPGEHFGAAIPKIITPEFVRDEVARGRAIIPANINHPEVEPMIIGRNFLVKINGNIGNSAVSSSIQEEVEKMTWGTRWGSDTIMDLSTGKNIHETREWIVRNSPVPIGTVPIYQALEKVDGKAEDLTWEIFRDTLIEQAEQGVDYFTIHAGVLLRYVPMTAKRMTGIVSRGGSIMAKWCLSHHKENFLYTHFEDICEIMKAYDVSFSLGDGLRPGSIYDANDAAQFGELETLGELTKIAWKHDVQTMIEGPGHVPMHMIKENMELQLKHCDEAPFYTLGPLTTDIAPGYDHITSGIGAAMIGWFGCAMLCYVTPKEHLGLPNRDDVKEGIITYKIAAHAADLAKGHPGAQIRDNALSKARFEFRWEDQFNLGLDPDRARSFHDATLPKDSAKVAHFCSMCGPHFCSMKITQDVRDYAQSQGVAENDALQKGMEAKAVEFVKSGGDLYKKA, from the coding sequence ATGAATGCCAATCCCCAATTTTTAACTGATGTCGCCCATGCTGCCGAAGCTGCTATCAAACCGCTTCCCAACTCACGCAAAGTCTACGTCCAAGGCTCACGCGACGACATTCGCGTCCCTATGCGGGAAATCAGTCAAAGTGACACCACCGCCAGTTTTGGTGCCGAAACCAACCCACCCATATTTGTTTACGACACTTCCGGCCCTTACACGGACCCAGATGTCAAAATTGACATCCGTACCGGGCTGCCATCCGTTCGCACCCCTTGGATAGAAGAACGCGATGATACAGAGCTGTTGAAGGGCCCTTCATCCGGATTTGGTCAGGAACGCCTCAACGACCCAAAACTGAAAGAACTTCGCTTTAATCTGCAACGCCAACCAAGACGTGCTAAATCCGGCATGAATGTCAGTCAGATGCATTATGCCCGCAAAGGCATCATCACCCCTGAAATGGAATATATTGCGATTCGAGAAAACCAGCGCAGAGACAACTTGTCTGAAATTTTCACACAACAGCATCCCGGCGAACATTTTGGTGCGGCAATTCCTAAAATCATCACACCAGAATTTGTCAGAGATGAAGTCGCCCGTGGCCGTGCGATTATTCCAGCCAATATCAACCATCCCGAAGTGGAACCGATGATTATTGGTCGAAATTTTCTGGTTAAAATTAACGGTAATATTGGCAATTCAGCAGTATCTTCCTCGATTCAGGAAGAAGTAGAAAAAATGACATGGGGAACCCGTTGGGGCTCCGATACGATTATGGACCTGTCCACAGGTAAAAACATTCACGAAACACGTGAATGGATCGTGCGCAACAGCCCTGTCCCCATTGGCACCGTGCCCATCTATCAAGCATTGGAAAAAGTAGATGGCAAAGCAGAAGACCTGACATGGGAAATCTTCCGCGACACCCTGATTGAGCAAGCAGAACAAGGTGTGGACTATTTCACCATCCACGCGGGTGTTTTGCTTCGTTATGTCCCTATGACAGCCAAACGTATGACTGGTATTGTCTCCCGCGGTGGTTCCATTATGGCCAAGTGGTGTTTATCCCATCACAAGGAAAACTTCCTCTATACCCATTTCGAAGACATTTGTGAAATCATGAAGGCCTATGACGTTTCCTTCAGCCTGGGTGATGGATTGCGCCCCGGTTCAATTTATGACGCAAACGATGCCGCACAGTTTGGTGAACTCGAAACTTTAGGCGAACTGACCAAAATTGCCTGGAAGCACGACGTACAAACCATGATTGAAGGCCCAGGCCATGTGCCTATGCACATGATCAAAGAAAACATGGAATTGCAACTTAAACATTGCGACGAGGCGCCCTTCTATACACTCGGCCCACTTACTACAGATATTGCGCCAGGCTATGACCACATCACCTCAGGCATAGGTGCTGCCATGATAGGCTGGTTCGGCTGCGCCATGCTCTGCTATGTCACGCCAAAAGAGCACTTGGGGCTACCGAATAGAGATGACGTAAAGGAAGGCATCATTACCTACAAGATTGCCGCGCACGCTGCAGATCTTGCGAAGGGTCACCCAGGGGCGCAAATAAGAGACAATGCACTATCAAAAGCACGCTTCGAATTCCGTTGGGAAGATCAGTTCAATCTGGGCTTGGATCCTGACCGAGCCCGTTCTTTCCATGATGCAACGTTACCAAAAGATTCCGCCAAAGTAGCGCATTTTTGTTCCATGTGCGGCCCTCACTTCTGCTCCATGAAAATCACACAGGATGTACGTGATTATGCACAAAGCCAAGGTGTTGCTGAGAACGATGCATTACAAAAAGGCATGGAAGCTAAAGCAGTAGAATTTGTTAAAAGCGGTGGGGACCTTTACAAAAAAGCATAA
- a CDS encoding undecaprenyl-diphosphate phosphatase has protein sequence MDYIILLKAFILGIVEGLTEFLPISSTGHLIIAGDLLSFNDEVGKVFEIVIQLGAILAVCWEYRHKIGSVISGIASEANSQRFIINITIGFFPAAFLGLLFIKSIKAHLFNPFSVAIAFIVGGLFIFWIEKKKLTTHIETVDDIRWPDALKVGLSQCLALIPGMSRSGSTIMGGMYFGLSRKAATEFSFFLAIPIMFAATFYDVYKHWDLLHASDLNVFLVGFITAFISAFFAIRALLHYIANHNFIVFAWYRVIFGVILLIYYRAELFQAMI, from the coding sequence ATGGATTACATCATCCTGCTCAAGGCTTTCATATTGGGCATAGTGGAAGGTCTGACAGAATTCTTACCCATTTCCAGTACTGGTCATCTTATTATAGCCGGTGATTTACTAAGCTTTAATGATGAAGTCGGAAAGGTTTTTGAGATTGTCATTCAGCTAGGAGCAATTCTGGCAGTCTGCTGGGAATACCGGCATAAAATAGGTTCTGTTATCAGCGGCATTGCATCAGAAGCAAACTCCCAGCGATTCATCATCAACATCACCATTGGATTTTTCCCGGCAGCTTTTTTGGGTTTGCTATTTATCAAGTCCATCAAAGCGCATTTGTTTAATCCTTTTTCTGTCGCTATTGCCTTTATCGTTGGCGGATTATTCATATTTTGGATTGAAAAGAAAAAACTGACTACGCACATTGAAACAGTTGACGACATTCGTTGGCCGGATGCACTCAAGGTGGGTTTATCACAATGTTTAGCCCTCATCCCCGGCATGTCACGATCCGGGTCAACCATTATGGGAGGTATGTATTTCGGGCTAAGCCGAAAAGCTGCCACCGAGTTCTCTTTTTTCCTCGCCATACCCATCATGTTTGCTGCGACATTCTATGATGTTTACAAGCATTGGGATTTGCTCCATGCCAGCGATCTCAATGTATTTTTAGTTGGTTTCATAACCGCTTTTATCAGCGCTTTTTTCGCCATCAGAGCGCTACTGCACTATATTGCGAATCATAACTTTATTGTGTTTGCGTGGTACCGGGTAATTTTTGGTGTGATATTACTCATCTACTATCGTGCTGAACTCTTCCAGGCTATGATTTAA